ATAGACTCATACGTAACATTTTTTTAAAATAAAAACAGTTGAAATCATTATGTAAATTTGCCATTTTTAAGAATATTTCACCCCTTAACAATCGAAAGTCATTATGCATAAAAATCATGAAGAATTTGACGTACCATTAACTGAAGACTTAATGCGTGAACATGGGATTTTAAATAGAATTTTATTAATCTACCAAGCTGTTATTGATAAAATTAAATACAAGCAAGAATATCCCCTTTCAGCTTTAGCACAATCAGTTGAAATCATTCAACTGTTTATCGAAGGTCATCACGAACGCATGGAAGAAGATTATATTTTTCCATTATTTGAAAAACATAAAAAAGAGCTTACTATTATTGCAACGCTCAAGCAACAACACATTCAAGGGCGCGAAATAACCGCAAACATACAATCGATATTAGATGGTGACAATGCTCATGATCATGCAGTTCAACTCAAAATAAAGCCCCTGCTTGAACAATTTATTGACATGTATCGACCACATGAAGCTCGTGAAGATACAGAAATTTTTCCAATGGTTCGCTCTTTTTTAACTGAAAAAGAATTTGAAGAGCTCAGCGAAAAATTTGAACAGTTTGAACACCAACTCTTAGGTGAGCATGGTTTAGAAAATATCATGAAAAAAATACATACTATAGAAAAAAATCTCAATATCATATTTTAAATAGCATACACAACACCTGGATAATAGTTCTTATTACCCAGGTGTTGTGCTCCTTACTCTTGAGGTTCTCTAAACCAAATGTGTACGAAAGATTTTTTCCTTACATTTTCTATGAAAACTCCCGGAATTTTTTGACCGGCAGGCCTGATGCACTTTTTTTAAATCTTAGTCAGGTTTAATTTCTCAAATTTTGCTTCGTTTTTTGCATAAATTGACCTAATTTTTCATGAAAAAAGCGTAACGTGGCCGCCGCCACCACTGTTTGCCAAGATGAGCGAAGCGATATCGTAGGATTGTACACAAGTTTTAAATTTGGTTCACACAGCCTAGAAAAAACAATTTGAAGACAATCTCTTGAAATATACAGTTCATAAAATATATAATATTTTCATATAGAAATTTTATATAAAAAGGCATAAAAATGAATATATATACAAAAACATTGTTTGCGTTCTGTTTTGCTATTTCTTACAGCGCATTATCTATGCATAAAAATGATATGTTAAATCTTGAGATTAAAGCTCTTAAATCTGAAAATAACTCTTCTGTTTATCAATATTATACAAACAATCAACCCCAATTTTCATTAACATATAACGAAGATGAGTCTCAAGTAATCCTCAAGTACGAAACTGCTAACAAACAACCTGTTGAAATACAATTAATACATAGAAACAATACATGCGATCAACGTAATTTTGAACAAATGCCTTTTTTTAAAGCTTTAGACCAACTTGATACATCGAAACAAATGCTTGCTTTTAAGCCATTAAGAACACCTCGTCTGTATTCAGAAATAGGAATTTATTCAGAATAT
This genomic interval from Candidatus Chromulinivorax destructor contains the following:
- a CDS encoding hemerythrin domain-containing protein encodes the protein MHKNHEEFDVPLTEDLMREHGILNRILLIYQAVIDKIKYKQEYPLSALAQSVEIIQLFIEGHHERMEEDYIFPLFEKHKKELTIIATLKQQHIQGREITANIQSILDGDNAHDHAVQLKIKPLLEQFIDMYRPHEAREDTEIFPMVRSFLTEKEFEELSEKFEQFEHQLLGEHGLENIMKKIHTIEKNLNIIF